From one Mycolicibacterium sp. HK-90 genomic stretch:
- a CDS encoding LemA family protein, producing MVRLLLVLVLLLAVAVLVGIVVGYNKLKTADVRVAEALSGIDVELARRAALIPALVHTVATYATHETAVLDRASRAQASLTSATGGASVARRSTAERDLDSAVTRVLALGSSYPQLNSSNNFLNLQENLTDSENKLAFARQYYNDAVATLNRLVGTIPWVYLAALAGVSEREYYQTPQ from the coding sequence ATGGTGAGGCTGCTGTTGGTCCTCGTGCTGCTGCTTGCGGTGGCGGTGCTGGTGGGCATCGTCGTCGGATACAACAAGCTCAAGACCGCCGATGTGCGCGTCGCCGAGGCGCTCAGTGGCATCGACGTCGAACTGGCCCGCCGGGCGGCGCTGATCCCGGCGCTGGTGCACACCGTGGCGACCTATGCCACCCACGAAACGGCGGTCCTGGACCGGGCCAGCCGGGCTCAGGCGTCCCTGACCTCGGCGACCGGCGGTGCCTCGGTGGCCCGGCGCAGCACCGCCGAACGAGATCTCGACTCGGCGGTGACCCGCGTGCTGGCACTGGGATCGTCCTACCCGCAACTCAATTCGTCGAACAACTTCCTGAATCTGCAGGAGAACCTGACCGACTCTGAGAACAAGCTGGCGTTCGCCCGGCAGTACTACAACGATGCCGTGGCGACCCTCAACCGCCTGGTCGGAACCATCCCGTGGGTGTATCTCGCCGCGCTGGCCGGAGTGTCGGAGCGGGAGTACTACCAAACGCCGCAATAG
- a CDS encoding HNH endonuclease signature motif containing protein: MVVGLVQSRDAVQAALAGHRASTAALVDADFTGFDTAELLAMQSERELQARTQAMIDHRIQAALMARSSPHEVGGKSWTDVLATRMRISRKEAARRVAVAADLGPRYAVTGQELAPVLPGCAQALLSGSISADHVAIVRDTLAKAEKYVGAGDLAQVESDLVAAARRDTPEALKAAADTLLYLLNQDGDSPDVAAHLRGLRMGKQDPDGLVHVQGWLDPETAAYLAAVLGVWGRPGINNPADPAPVHNPTPNPLDTDTGTPAADGEAEADMPDVSDAHAGVADADVSEDEAEVADTDMTAPDADTPDPGAGADVPAASIEHGTAQDRQDQEAAASRDTRTQAQRNHDALKAVLREVLMSKRLGQHGGLPVTVVVSTTLAELEAGAGIAVTGSGIRMPMTDLIRLASHSFHYLVVYKHHTAEPLYMARTKRLATRAQRLLLYDRDRGCTRPGCTVAADECQVHHAEADWQHGGQTDAPGLALSCGPDNRLVGLGWTTSVDPATGRVHWHPPPLMNTGQDTTNHHFHPEELLVAPDEADDG; this comes from the coding sequence ATGGTGGTGGGGTTGGTGCAGAGCCGGGACGCGGTGCAGGCCGCGTTGGCCGGTCACCGTGCCTCGACGGCGGCGCTGGTCGATGCGGATTTCACCGGGTTCGACACTGCGGAGTTGTTGGCGATGCAGTCTGAGCGTGAGCTGCAGGCGCGTACGCAGGCGATGATTGATCATCGGATCCAGGCGGCGTTGATGGCGCGGAGCAGTCCGCACGAGGTGGGTGGCAAGTCCTGGACCGATGTTCTTGCTACCCGGATGCGGATCAGTCGTAAGGAAGCGGCTCGGCGGGTGGCGGTGGCCGCGGATCTGGGGCCGCGTTATGCGGTGACTGGTCAGGAGTTGGCGCCGGTGTTGCCGGGGTGTGCTCAGGCGTTGTTGTCGGGGTCGATCAGTGCCGATCACGTCGCGATCGTGCGTGACACCTTGGCCAAGGCCGAAAAGTATGTGGGCGCTGGTGATCTGGCGCAGGTGGAGTCGGATCTGGTGGCCGCGGCCAGGCGCGATACTCCTGAAGCGTTGAAGGCGGCGGCGGACACGCTGTTGTATCTGCTGAATCAGGACGGTGATAGTCCTGATGTTGCTGCTCATTTGCGGGGGTTGCGGATGGGGAAGCAGGATCCTGACGGGTTGGTTCATGTGCAGGGTTGGTTGGATCCGGAGACGGCGGCGTATTTGGCTGCGGTCCTCGGGGTGTGGGGTCGGCCGGGTATCAACAACCCGGCTGATCCGGCACCGGTTCACAACCCGACACCCAACCCGCTCGACACCGATACCGGTACGCCAGCCGCCGACGGCGAGGCTGAGGCCGATATGCCCGACGTGTCCGACGCTCACGCCGGCGTGGCGGATGCCGATGTGTCCGAGGACGAGGCCGAGGTGGCCGATACCGATATGACTGCCCCTGATGCTGATACGCCAGATCCCGGTGCCGGTGCGGATGTGCCGGCGGCCTCGATCGAGCATGGCACTGCGCAAGATCGGCAGGACCAGGAGGCAGCGGCGAGTCGGGATACTCGGACCCAGGCTCAGCGCAATCACGATGCGCTCAAGGCGGTGCTGCGGGAGGTGTTGATGTCCAAGCGGCTCGGGCAGCATGGTGGTCTTCCGGTCACGGTGGTGGTGTCGACCACGTTGGCGGAGTTGGAGGCCGGCGCGGGGATCGCGGTCACCGGTTCGGGCATCCGGATGCCGATGACAGATCTCATCCGGTTGGCCTCGCACAGCTTTCACTACCTCGTCGTGTACAAACATCACACCGCTGAGCCGCTGTACATGGCCCGCACCAAGAGGTTGGCCACCAGGGCGCAACGGCTTTTGCTCTATGACCGGGATCGCGGGTGTACCCGTCCGGGGTGCACCGTGGCGGCCGATGAGTGTCAGGTCCATCACGCCGAAGCTGATTGGCAACACGGCGGACAGACCGACGCCCCTGGCCTCGCGCTGAGCTGTGGGCCCGACAACCGCCTGGTCGGGCTCGGCTGGACCACCAGCGTCGATCCCGCTACCGGCCGGGTCCACTGGCACCCACCGCCCCTGATGAACACCGGTCAGGACACCACCAATCACCACTTCCACCCCGAGGAACTACTCGTTGCCCCGGATGAAGCTGACGACGGGTAG
- the fmt gene encoding methionyl-tRNA formyltransferase translates to MRLVFAGTPEPALPSLQRLIDSPRHEVVAVLTRPDAAAGRRGKPAPSPVAKLALEHDIPVLRPAKPNSDEFVAELSALAPDCCAVVAYGALLSERLLAVPPRGWINLHFSLLPAWRGAAPVQASLAAGDEVTGATTFLIEPALDSGPVYGVVTERVRDTDTAGDLLGRLADSGAALLESTMDGIAEGALTAVPQPADGVSLAPKITVESARVRWDLPAHVIDRQIRSVTPNPGAWTMIGDLRVKVGPVSVDTSADPLAPGEIRVERNAVLVGTGSQPARLGQIQPPGKKLMNAADWARGARLEESVRAS, encoded by the coding sequence GTGCGTCTTGTCTTTGCCGGAACTCCAGAGCCTGCCCTTCCGTCGTTGCAGCGGCTGATCGACTCGCCCCGCCACGAAGTGGTCGCGGTGCTGACCCGGCCGGACGCCGCCGCCGGACGTCGCGGAAAGCCCGCACCGTCGCCGGTCGCCAAGCTCGCGCTCGAGCACGACATACCGGTCCTGCGGCCGGCGAAGCCCAACTCCGACGAGTTCGTCGCCGAGCTGTCCGCGCTGGCACCGGACTGCTGTGCGGTGGTCGCCTACGGGGCGTTGCTGAGCGAGCGGCTACTCGCGGTGCCCCCACGCGGCTGGATCAACCTGCATTTCTCGTTGCTGCCGGCTTGGCGCGGGGCGGCCCCGGTGCAGGCCTCCCTGGCCGCCGGTGATGAGGTGACCGGGGCGACGACATTCCTGATCGAGCCGGCACTGGACTCAGGCCCGGTCTACGGCGTGGTCACCGAGCGGGTCCGCGACACCGATACCGCGGGCGATCTGCTTGGCCGGCTTGCCGATTCGGGTGCGGCACTACTGGAGTCCACGATGGACGGCATCGCCGAAGGCGCGCTGACGGCCGTGCCGCAGCCGGCCGACGGGGTGAGTCTGGCACCGAAGATCACCGTGGAGTCGGCCCGCGTGCGTTGGGATCTGCCCGCCCACGTCATCGACCGCCAGATCCGTTCGGTCACCCCGAATCCCGGAGCCTGGACGATGATCGGAGACCTGCGCGTCAAGGTCGGTCCGGTATCCGTGGATACCTCGGCAGATCCGTTGGCGCCCGGCGAAATCCGCGTCGAACGCAACGCGGTCCTGGTCGGCACGGGCTCGCAGCCGGCTCGGCTCGGGCAGATCCAGCCACCCGGCAAGAAACTGATGAACGCCGCCGACTGGGCCCGCGGCGCGCGGCTGGAGGAATCGGTGCGCGCATCATGA
- a CDS encoding RsmB/NOP family class I SAM-dependent RNA methyltransferase produces the protein MSRPSNRSNCPPQRSRQHRRNPLDPARRAAFDVLRAVSERDSYANLALPALLRERGIEGRDAAFATELTYGACRTRGLLDAVIEAAAGRPPDRIDPVLLDLLRLGTYQLLRTRVEPHAAVSTTVEQAGIEFDSARAGFVNGVLRTISRSTEGEWMEKLAPPAATDPVGHAAFLHAHPRWIAQAFTDALGARAGELDALLASDDERPVVHLAARPTALTAAELAAQTDGTVGRYSPYAVYLPGGDPGQLAAVRDGAAQVQDEGSQLVARALTLAELDGSDTGRWLDLCAGPGGKTALLAAIGAASGARVTAVEPAPRRADLVEENTRGLDVDVHRVDGRDSDLEPGFDRVLVDAPCTGLGALRRRPEARWRRQPGDVPGLAKLQRELLAAAIKLTRPGGVVLYATCSPHLAETVGVVADAVRRHPVTQLDTRELFAPADDLGDGPHVQLWPHRQGTDAMFAAALKVG, from the coding sequence ATGAGCAGGCCCTCGAACCGGTCGAACTGCCCGCCGCAACGCAGCCGGCAGCACCGGCGCAACCCGCTGGACCCCGCCCGCCGGGCGGCCTTCGACGTGCTGCGTGCGGTGTCGGAGCGCGATTCCTACGCCAACCTGGCCCTGCCCGCCCTGTTGCGGGAGCGGGGGATCGAGGGTCGTGACGCGGCGTTCGCCACCGAACTGACCTACGGCGCATGCCGAACCCGGGGCCTCCTGGACGCGGTCATCGAGGCGGCGGCCGGGCGACCGCCCGATCGGATCGACCCCGTGCTGCTCGACCTGCTGCGGCTCGGCACCTACCAGCTGCTGCGGACCCGGGTTGAGCCGCACGCCGCGGTGTCCACCACCGTCGAACAGGCTGGCATCGAATTCGACTCGGCCCGAGCAGGTTTCGTCAACGGCGTGCTGCGGACCATCTCGCGGAGCACCGAGGGCGAATGGATGGAGAAGCTGGCGCCGCCGGCGGCCACCGATCCGGTCGGGCACGCCGCGTTCCTCCACGCCCACCCGCGCTGGATCGCCCAGGCCTTCACCGACGCGCTGGGCGCCCGGGCCGGGGAACTCGACGCCCTGCTGGCCAGTGACGACGAGCGCCCGGTGGTGCATCTGGCCGCCCGGCCCACCGCGCTGACCGCGGCCGAGCTGGCCGCACAGACCGACGGCACCGTCGGCCGGTATTCGCCCTACGCCGTCTACCTGCCCGGTGGTGACCCCGGGCAACTCGCGGCAGTACGTGACGGCGCTGCCCAGGTACAGGACGAGGGCAGCCAGCTGGTGGCTCGCGCGCTGACGCTGGCCGAACTCGACGGCTCCGACACCGGCCGCTGGCTCGATCTGTGCGCGGGACCGGGCGGCAAGACCGCGCTGCTGGCCGCGATCGGTGCGGCCTCGGGGGCCCGGGTCACCGCCGTCGAACCGGCGCCACGGCGCGCCGATCTGGTCGAGGAGAACACCCGCGGACTCGACGTCGACGTGCACCGCGTGGACGGGCGGGACTCCGATCTGGAACCCGGGTTCGACCGGGTGCTGGTCGACGCCCCGTGCACCGGGCTGGGTGCACTGCGCCGGCGCCCGGAGGCGCGGTGGCGGCGTCAGCCCGGCGACGTGCCCGGTCTGGCGAAACTGCAGCGTGAGCTGCTCGCCGCGGCCATCAAGCTCACCCGGCCCGGTGGTGTGGTGCTCTACGCGACCTGCTCGCCGCACCTGGCCGAAACGGTCGGCGTGGTGGCCGACGCCGTGCGCCGCCATCCGGTGACCCAACTGGACACCCGGGAGTTGTTTGCCCCGGCCGACGACCTCGGCGACGGACCGCACGTTCAGCTGTGGCCGCACCGGCAGGGCACCGATGCAATGTTCGCGGCCGCGCTGAAAGTCGGATGA
- the rpe gene encoding ribulose-phosphate 3-epimerase → MAEPLIAPSILSADFARLSDEVAAVAGADWLHVDVMDNHFVPNLTLGLPVVESLLKVTDIPMDCHLMIDQPERWAPPYAEAGAYNVTFHAEATDNPIAVARDIRAAGSKAGLSVKPGTPLEPYLEILKEFDTLLVMSVEPGFGGQKFIPEVLAKVGTARRLVDAGELTIVVEIDGGINADTIEQAAEAGVDCFVAGSAVYSAADPAAAVKSLRQQAASASKHLTL, encoded by the coding sequence ATGGCAGAACCCCTGATCGCCCCATCCATCCTGTCCGCCGACTTCGCGCGGCTGTCCGATGAGGTCGCCGCGGTGGCCGGGGCCGACTGGCTGCATGTGGACGTCATGGACAACCACTTCGTACCCAACCTCACGCTGGGCCTACCGGTGGTGGAGTCCCTGCTCAAGGTGACCGACATCCCGATGGACTGCCATCTGATGATCGATCAGCCGGAACGCTGGGCGCCGCCGTACGCCGAGGCGGGCGCCTACAACGTCACGTTCCACGCGGAGGCGACCGACAACCCGATCGCCGTCGCCCGCGACATCCGTGCCGCCGGCTCCAAGGCCGGGCTGTCGGTGAAACCGGGCACCCCGTTGGAGCCGTACCTGGAGATCCTCAAGGAGTTCGACACGCTGCTGGTGATGTCGGTGGAGCCCGGGTTCGGTGGGCAGAAGTTCATCCCGGAGGTGCTGGCGAAGGTGGGCACCGCGCGGCGACTCGTTGATGCCGGTGAGCTGACCATCGTCGTCGAGATCGACGGCGGCATCAACGCCGACACCATCGAGCAGGCGGCCGAGGCCGGTGTGGACTGCTTCGTCGCGGGGTCCGCGGTGTACAGCGCCGCCGATCCGGCCGCCGCGGTGAAATCCCTGCGTCAGCAGGCCGCGAGCGCCTCCAAACATCTGACGCTATGA
- the ribD gene encoding bifunctional diaminohydroxyphosphoribosylaminopyrimidine deaminase/5-amino-6-(5-phosphoribosylamino)uracil reductase RibD: MTFEAAMRLAIEQAEQVKGSTYPNPPVGAVILDRDGQIVGVGGTQPVGGPHAEVVALQAAGDRAKGGTAVVTLEPCNHHGRTPPCVDALLASGVSAVVYAVSDPNPAAAGGAQRLVDAGVTVSPGLSAEEVELGPLREWLHKQRTGLPHVTWKFATSVDGRSAAADGSSQWITSEAARADVHCKRAAADAIVVGTGTVFFDDPTLTARRSDGTLTDHQPLRVVVGMREVSLDAKVLNDDSHTMLIRTHDPHEVMRSLGDRTDVLLEGGPTLAGAFLRAGVVNRILAYVAPILLGGPITAVDDIGVPSIGHAQRWRFDGIRAIGPDVRLSLVPN; this comes from the coding sequence ATGACGTTCGAGGCCGCGATGCGGCTGGCCATCGAGCAGGCCGAGCAAGTCAAGGGCTCGACATATCCCAATCCGCCGGTCGGGGCGGTGATCCTGGACCGAGACGGGCAGATCGTCGGTGTCGGCGGGACACAGCCCGTCGGCGGCCCGCACGCCGAGGTGGTGGCGTTGCAGGCGGCGGGGGACCGGGCCAAGGGTGGCACGGCCGTGGTCACCCTCGAGCCGTGCAATCACCACGGCCGAACCCCGCCGTGCGTGGATGCGCTTCTGGCGTCCGGGGTTTCGGCCGTCGTCTATGCGGTGTCCGATCCCAACCCGGCGGCGGCAGGCGGAGCGCAACGGCTCGTCGATGCCGGCGTCACCGTCAGCCCAGGGTTGTCGGCCGAGGAGGTCGAACTGGGTCCGCTGCGCGAGTGGCTGCACAAGCAGCGCACCGGATTGCCTCACGTCACATGGAAATTCGCCACCAGCGTGGACGGCCGCAGCGCTGCGGCTGATGGCTCCAGCCAGTGGATCACCAGTGAAGCGGCCCGTGCGGATGTCCATTGCAAGCGGGCTGCTGCCGACGCGATCGTGGTCGGGACCGGGACGGTGTTCTTCGACGATCCCACGCTGACCGCACGTCGCTCCGACGGCACCCTGACCGACCATCAACCCCTGCGGGTCGTGGTCGGGATGCGCGAGGTGTCACTGGACGCCAAGGTGCTCAACGACGACTCGCACACCATGCTGATCCGCACGCATGATCCGCATGAGGTCATGCGCTCGCTGGGGGACCGGACCGACGTGCTCCTGGAGGGTGGGCCCACGCTGGCTGGCGCCTTCCTGCGGGCCGGTGTGGTCAACCGGATCCTGGCCTACGTGGCGCCGATCCTGCTGGGCGGGCCGATCACCGCGGTCGACGACATCGGCGTGCCCAGCATCGGCCATGCCCAGCGGTGGCGGTTCGACGGCATCAGGGCAATCGGGCCGGATGTTCGGCTGAGCCTCGTGCCCAATTGA
- a CDS encoding MFS transporter: MRAAQSVSAGRNRHIAISAGSLAVLLGALDTYVVVTIMTDIMSDVGIAINKIQQVTPIITGYLLGYIAAMPLLGRASDRFGRKMLIQVGLAGFAVGSVITALSGDLTMLVIGRVVQGVASGALLPVTLALAADLWAARSRAAVLGGVGAAQEFGSVLGPLYGIGAVALFHHWQSVFWINVPLAVIAMVMIHFSLPGKQPSDHPEKVDVIGGTLLAIALGLAVVGLYNPEPDGKQVLPSWGLPVLIGALVATIAFFVWEKVARTRLIEPAGVKFMPFLAALAASLCTGAALMVTLVNVELFGQGVLGKDKYEAAFLLLRFLIALPIGALIGGWIATRVGDRIVSFVGLMIAAGGFWLITKWSITVLDEYHDLVLFRLPVLDTDLAIVGLGLGLVIAPLTSATLRVVPAAQHGIASAFVVVARMIGMLIGMAALSAWGLYRFNQHLASLSAAASASEMSLQERLASQATRYREAYVSMYGDIFGITALVCVVGAVLGLVIAARHVHVDEPDPSEVGGPGDGGDAPTEMLDLPTQALRPQDADETAQLPRQQQPGRHRSS, from the coding sequence ATGCGAGCCGCGCAGTCGGTGAGCGCCGGCCGCAACCGCCACATCGCGATCAGCGCGGGCAGCCTCGCCGTGCTGCTGGGCGCGCTCGACACCTACGTCGTGGTCACGATCATGACCGACATCATGAGCGACGTAGGTATCGCCATCAACAAGATCCAGCAGGTCACGCCCATCATCACCGGGTATCTACTGGGTTACATCGCGGCCATGCCGCTGCTGGGCCGGGCCTCGGACCGGTTCGGGCGCAAGATGCTGATCCAGGTCGGTCTGGCCGGTTTCGCGGTCGGCTCGGTGATCACCGCGCTGTCGGGCGACCTGACCATGCTGGTCATCGGCCGGGTGGTGCAGGGCGTCGCCAGCGGGGCACTGCTCCCGGTGACCCTGGCGCTGGCCGCCGATCTGTGGGCCGCACGTAGCCGCGCCGCAGTGCTCGGCGGTGTCGGTGCGGCACAGGAGTTCGGCAGCGTCCTGGGCCCGCTGTACGGCATCGGCGCGGTCGCCCTGTTCCATCACTGGCAGTCGGTGTTCTGGATCAACGTGCCGCTGGCCGTCATCGCGATGGTGATGATCCATTTCAGCCTGCCGGGCAAGCAACCGAGCGATCACCCGGAGAAGGTCGACGTCATCGGCGGCACTCTGCTGGCGATCGCCCTGGGCCTGGCCGTGGTGGGCCTGTACAACCCCGAACCGGACGGCAAACAGGTGCTGCCCAGCTGGGGCCTTCCGGTCCTCATCGGGGCCCTGGTGGCCACGATCGCGTTCTTCGTGTGGGAGAAGGTCGCCCGCACCCGGCTGATCGAGCCGGCGGGGGTCAAGTTCATGCCGTTCCTGGCCGCGCTCGCCGCCTCGTTGTGCACCGGTGCCGCCCTGATGGTGACGCTCGTCAACGTCGAGCTGTTCGGCCAGGGCGTGCTGGGCAAGGACAAGTACGAGGCCGCGTTCCTGCTGCTGCGGTTCCTGATCGCCCTGCCGATCGGCGCGCTCATCGGCGGCTGGATCGCCACCCGCGTCGGGGATCGCATAGTCAGCTTCGTCGGCCTGATGATCGCGGCCGGCGGGTTCTGGCTGATCACCAAGTGGTCGATCACCGTGCTCGACGAGTATCACGACCTGGTGCTGTTCCGGCTGCCGGTGCTGGACACCGATCTGGCGATCGTGGGCCTTGGGCTCGGCCTGGTGATCGCTCCGCTCACCTCGGCGACGCTGCGGGTAGTCCCTGCCGCACAGCACGGTATCGCCTCGGCGTTCGTCGTGGTGGCCCGGATGATCGGCATGCTGATCGGAATGGCGGCCCTGTCCGCCTGGGGCCTGTACCGGTTCAATCAGCACCTGGCCAGCCTGTCGGCCGCCGCAAGTGCGAGCGAGATGTCGTTGCAGGAGCGGCTGGCGTCCCAGGCCACTCGCTATCGCGAGGCGTACGTGTCGATGTACGGCGACATCTTCGGGATCACCGCGCTGGTCTGCGTCGTGGGCGCGGTGCTCGGCCTGGTGATCGCGGCTCGTCACGTCCACGTCGACGAGCCCGATCCGTCGGAAGTCGGTGGACCGGGTGACGGCGGCGATGCCCCGACCGAGATGCTGGATCTGCCCACGCAGGCCCTGCGGCCCCAGGACGCCGACGAAACGGCGCAGCTACCGCGACAACAGCAGCCAGGGCGGCACCGCTCCAGCTGA
- a CDS encoding LppX_LprAFG lipoprotein translates to MQTRPRFAVQSLLAILFAAAALVAGCSSSSSEKSSDPLPDAAQLLQESSASTKAQQSVHLLLTVQGTIDGLPVEKLDGDLTNTPEVAAEGTADLLFAGQKLADAKFVVAGGDLYAALTPGDPLSNYGAAANIYDISAILNPDNGLANVLANFSDPKADGREAINGTEAVRVTGTVSADAVNKIAPQLKADGPVPGTAWITEDGNHTLLQAKLEPTPGNSVTMTLSDWGKQVTVTKPAS, encoded by the coding sequence ATGCAGACGCGCCCACGCTTCGCAGTCCAGTCCTTACTCGCAATTCTGTTCGCGGCGGCCGCGCTTGTCGCGGGCTGCTCGTCGTCGTCCTCGGAGAAGTCGTCCGACCCACTGCCCGACGCGGCCCAGCTGCTGCAGGAGTCTTCGGCCAGCACCAAGGCCCAGCAGAGCGTGCACCTGCTGCTGACCGTGCAGGGCACGATCGACGGCCTCCCGGTGGAGAAGCTCGACGGTGACCTGACCAACACCCCGGAGGTGGCTGCCGAGGGCACCGCCGATCTGCTGTTCGCGGGCCAGAAACTGGCCGATGCGAAGTTCGTCGTGGCCGGCGGCGACCTCTACGCGGCGCTGACCCCCGGCGATCCGCTCTCCAACTACGGAGCCGCCGCCAACATCTACGACATCTCGGCGATCCTGAACCCGGACAACGGCCTGGCCAACGTCCTGGCCAACTTCAGCGACCCGAAGGCCGACGGCCGTGAGGCGATCAACGGCACCGAGGCGGTCCGGGTGACCGGCACCGTCAGCGCCGACGCGGTCAACAAGATCGCCCCGCAGCTCAAGGCAGACGGCCCGGTCCCGGGAACCGCGTGGATCACCGAGGACGGCAACCACACCCTGCTGCAGGCCAAGCTCGAACCCACCCCCGGAAACAGCGTCACCATGACCCTGTCTGACTGGGGCAAGCAGGTCACCGTCACCAAGCCCGCTTCCTGA
- a CDS encoding riboflavin synthase, giving the protein MFTGIVEELGVLVEKEELTDASRLAIRGPVVTADARHGDSIAVNGVCLTVVEVRQDGVFTADVMAETLNRSSLQKLDVGSRVNLERAAAVNSRLGGHIVQGHVDGTGTVISRTPSEHWDVVRISLPAALSRYVVEKGSITVDGVSLTVSAVADDWFEVSLIPTTRELTTVGHADIGAHLNLEVDIIAKYVERLMAGPGE; this is encoded by the coding sequence GTGTTCACCGGAATCGTTGAAGAGCTGGGTGTCCTGGTCGAGAAGGAAGAGCTGACCGACGCCTCCAGATTGGCCATCCGCGGGCCGGTCGTCACCGCCGACGCGCGTCACGGCGATTCGATCGCCGTGAACGGGGTGTGTCTGACCGTCGTCGAGGTCCGGCAGGACGGGGTGTTCACCGCCGATGTCATGGCTGAGACGCTGAATCGCTCCAGCCTGCAGAAGCTCGATGTCGGCAGCCGCGTGAACCTCGAACGCGCCGCTGCGGTCAACAGTCGCCTCGGTGGCCACATCGTGCAGGGCCACGTGGACGGCACCGGCACTGTGATCTCGCGCACCCCGTCGGAGCACTGGGATGTGGTGCGCATCAGCCTTCCCGCGGCACTGTCGCGCTATGTCGTGGAGAAGGGCTCGATCACTGTCGACGGGGTGTCGCTGACGGTGTCCGCGGTGGCCGATGACTGGTTCGAGGTGTCGCTGATCCCCACCACCCGCGAGCTCACGACCGTGGGGCACGCCGACATCGGCGCGCACCTCAACCTCGAGGTGGACATCATCGCCAAATACGTGGAACGGCTGATGGCCGGTCCCGGTGAGTAA